ggctggtagagtggctcaggtcaatccctagtactgttaaaaaaaaaaaaaataccatttggAGAATGAGCCCAGCCCAAGGCAGCAGggaaaatttttttgaagaagtTATCACCCAGCCAAGTACTGCAGGACGGCAAGaagtcagaggcaggagggtaGGAAGCAGCAGAGGTCATTCCAAGGAAAGCCAAGGAGAGGATGAGGGCATGTTTGAAGAACCCAAGCAAGATGTGTGTGGCTGGAGCCCAGCTAGCAAGGAGAGAGGTCAGAGACAAGGCTGTGAGGGGTGCAGGGCACTGTTGCTATCTGTGAAAGTCTTTTCCCCCTACATCATAAAGGTAATGGGACTAGGCAGAGTAGATTATAGtgtatattttgaataatatGTTACGGAATTTATAGTTAAGACTCCAGGCTTGTCATTTGTCTTACAGTGTTTACAGTGATTTCTTCTCTCCCAAGGCTaatgtttaaaatgtgaaaataaacaaCCGTTGTCACGATTCCCTAAAGGAATAGAATGGAAGGAGAATCAAGCAGATTTGAAATCCATACTCCAAGttttgacaagaaaaagaaaaagtattctgTATATAAGGAAAGACCCCGAAAACGTGCCCAGGGATATTTCAGAGACTCCTCCTCAGCAGGTGACCAGCCTTACGTAactaagaagaagaagaggaggaaagatttcCAGCATCTCACCTCTCCTGTGGAAAAATCAGAACTCTGCGATGAAACTGAAAAGGCGAACTCTAcgcacaaaaagaagaaaaagaggagagatgTTGTTTGGGgagtagatgaggaaacaggtgtTGTACACGTCCTTGtagataaagaaaacattgaGAACATGTCAAAGAATTTTACAAAAGATGTGGATGTTGTTTATGTTGCCGTGAGCAAGGAACCAAAATCAGAAAAAGTAGGCAAAGCAGATAAACTGTGTACAGTTGCTAAGTCATGTCAAAATGAGTCAGAAGAACTGCATAACGAAAataggggagaaaagaaaaaccgTCCAAGGACAATTGCATCCTGGGATGTCACACAGGAAAGCCAGGAGGCAAGCATTGCCCCTCCCCAATCAGAATCGCACATCCAACAGTCCTTGCCTTCTGTGGATCTCAAAGGTGAAGTGACAGAACTACTAGTGTCTGCTGGTAAAAACAAgtctaagaaaaaaaggaaaaaactgtcAGATAACCCAGAATTGGAGACATTAGCTATGCCTGAGAGTTTTGGTCACACATGTCTTGAAGGGTCACAGGTGGTTAGAAAGGTTGGTGGGACTGGAGAAGGAGGCGATGTACTTAAAAGGGTCAAGGGATCCAACAGGAAAAAGAAGTCTAAGAAAAGGAAACGTGTGTCTGCCGAAAACGCAGTAGCAACTGGTGATGGTGTTTCAGAGCTTGATAAGAACACTGAGCACACACTTTCTGACTCACTGGAAAGCAAGGATGGTACCATGATGGAAGAAAGTGTGAACCCCAGGCTGCAGAAGGAGAGGACCCAGGCCTCCCAGGCTTGTTCAGGAGAGAGGTGTGTGGAAGAAGTGCAGAGGTAACGTGCAAATGGGGTGCCTTCTGTTGGGTGGTATGTATTGTGTGGATTCTGCCTGTGGCCTCTTTACTCAGCATGTAtataactaaatgacagaaatcataGACGGACTGTCCACATGCAGTCATGTGGACATTGAATTGAGCAAACTGGGCAGGTAGCTTCATTTCTTCATGAATAAAACAAGGTACTTAGATTTTCATTGAGAGCTACTCCAGCCCTTAAAGTATGAGtaagtttaaaagacattttaagacCCCCATAGTCTCTTAATTTGTCTACGTGCATATATATAGAAGTAAGGAAGGATTAGATGTATTACAATTCCACAGAGCAGAAAAAAGAACTTGAGTTAGGATTCTCACTAACGTAAAggaatttattattatataagtatatatgttaTACAATCTGATGACTTAATACAAGGATTCCCCCCACATACTTTATCTCATAGTTCTTGGAACTCAGGACagattttcttcccatttttgttCAGTGACTTTCTTACATTTCTTAGACTTAAAATAGTTTTCCATGAAAGTAAATGAAGGGACCATGTCAGGTGGTATTGACAGTAGTTTTGGCTCACTCACATTGTCCTCTGTGCTGTGGTATTGGAGACATTTTCAGAACACTGATCACAAGGCAGGAATATGCTGGGACTGTGGTTCTTGACTTTCATTGGGCTCTTTGCCTAGACAAATGCAGGGTGTCTTTTTAGTTACCAGTCTGAGAAGCTCACTGATGCCTGAATCTGAACTGTGGCAGAGAACGcagggaggaagtgagggagaTGCATAAAACACTAAGCAAAGGGGAATGAGGCCTTCTGTAGCTGTAGCCAAAACAGCTGTAACTACCTAAACCCTAAACACTGATTTGGCTAATTCGTGACTTACGTTTTAAAACTTAACTCATTGGAAGGGTGGGGAGGTGTCTGATTCTCTGTGGGGATAAAAGAGGTCTTCACTTATTAGAAGGTCAGTATCTAAAACCCAAAAAGATGACAAACTGTAAGCTAATAATATCTGGTGGTAATAGGACTTAGCTTCTAGACCACCTCAGGACACGTGCACAAACCCACAAGTAAATTGCGTTACGTTAAAGGGTTTGAAAACCACAGACAGAAACCACACCAAGGTCCCGTCCAGCTTGAGCGCGCCCGTAGACTGTGAGTCATTTAGGAAGGATTAAAGGCTATCAGGTCAAGGGATGATCAATGCTAGCCCAGTTTCCCCTTAGGTTAGAACCTACAAACGAAGAAGAAGGCAATTTGGAATCTGCTGGAGATTCTGAAACAAGACCCTTCTCTGAGGACTGGAGGGATTCTGAGGACTCCGAGGTGGATTTGGACTTTGCCGTGAAGCAGCTCCAAGAGTTCATTCCTGATATAAGGGAAAGGGCGCCCACCACCATTAAGCGGATGTATCGGGATGACCTGGGGCGCTTTAAGGAGTTTAAAGCGCAAGGTGAGCTGTGGCAGGTGCCTTAAGTGGTGCTGCACTTCCCTGTGTGTAGAGCGGACAACTGACTGCTTTTATGCGTGACTGACTGACAGATTCACAGGGAGCTCAGCTTTCTGTCCTTCCAGAGTTGTCTGTTCTGTGAAGTTAACAAAATGAAGTACCTGGTTTTCCTCCTCTTGCACTGCTTCTGTTAGAAGAGGCGAGGAAGAATGGGGCCAAGGGACCAGAGAGTCCCCACACTGGGAACAAATCCTGGGAGAAAAGGTTGAGACACTAGCAAGGATACcgaagcaaaataaaattagagcACTTAATGAATATTAACTGTGGATGAGTGTAGCTTCTTTCCTCAACATGCCAATGTGAGGGCAAGCTGGTTGACGTGGCATGGGCTCGAGTGAGACCAGCTTGCTCTCTGTTTCACTGTGTTACGAGGACCTCTCAGAAAATTTACCAGATTTAAGAATAAGCTACAAATCTAAGGCTGTGTACTACACATAAGCAGCATTTACTGAATTTCTTTTGTGTGAAGCCAAATCCACTGGTCATTGATAAAGTAAAAAGGAGCTGGGTACctatggcttacacctgtaatcctagctactcggtaagcagagatcaggaggatcaaggttcaaagccagcctgggcaaaatagtttttgagaccctatctcaaaaaaacccatcacaaaaaatggctggtgtaGGCCTacactcaaggtataggccctgagttcaagccccagcactgccaaaaaagaaaaaataaaaagtgaccaTCAGCTTACAGAGCTGATCAATTTGAAGAGATCAGTTCAGAAACATAGTGTAAGTACTCCCCCACCCCTTTAAGAAAAAGCACTTGTGCACACCATTTATAGGGCAGTATTTAAGGATATTCTGTGTTAAAATTTTTAGTTATATATTTCATGAATAGTATTTTTAGAATAAatctaaaaagaatgaaaaactgtTTCAATCTccagtagaggaaaaaaaaaagagagagccagAGCAAGAGAGAAATATACTATGTAACGTAGTTaataaaaaagcaagcaagaaaataTACTTTGTAACACAGTTAATCCCTGATGAGTGCTTCACAGAATGCATAGGAAGCAAATGTAAAGTGCACTGGCATTTGTCGCCCCGCCCCCAACATATTCACATAGAACATCTGCATTCTGTCCGCTTACGCCAGCCACGCAGAACACTGCCTGCAGGAAGTCACACAGCACAGGTTGGAAGAGCAACTTTAGCTTTTCTCCCAGTACTGTCTGGATTTTAATTGAATATGGGTTTTTCTTAATATAAACAGCTTTTAAAAACAGCTGAAGCAGGAAAAGTCAGTGTGTAGTAGGAGGACTGGGCAAAGAGGTGTGCTTAGGCTGACGAAAGAAAGGTGGAGCTCGCAGAGTGGGGAACGTCAGGTGCACCATCAGGGAGTCACTGGCTAGTCTGCTGCTCTGGAGCTTTGGAAACAGTATGCTTTTATTCATTATTGACAATACTACTTTCGCTCCTCAATCCTAGGTGTTGCTATTAGATTTGGCAAGTTTTCTGTGAAGGAGAATAAGCAGATAGAGGAAAATGTGCAAGAATTCCTATCCCTGACAGGCATTGAGAATGCGGACAAGCTGCTGTACACAGACAGATATCCAGAAGAAAAGACTACGATCaccaatttaaagagaaaatatgcaTTCAGAGTGCACATTGGTATGTTTAGAAGTGTTTTCCTTTTGACTACCCAAAGCCTTCCAACCTTAATCGAGATCCCCCTTGGTGAGTAAGTATTGTGCATGGTGCCTGACCTTCCTGTGCCTGCAATGCCTGGCTCCTGCTTCTGTGGTTATTAGATCCTTATTGGACCAGTTCGTGTCTTCCATGTCTGAAGGACTTTGAGTGGGATTCCTCCTTGTGGGGTGCTTCTGGGAAAGTTAGGTCATGAAGGTAGGTAATAATGGATCCGAGTGGAAGAAACCTCTTGAATTTAAAGAGGGTAATTTCACAGGTGTACTCTGGAATGCATGAAGGAACAAGATGGTGAGCCCTGTCAAGAATTATTTCTTCTATACAGTGGGGCAGTGAGAAAAGCGTAGTTTGGAAAGATTTTTGTGCACCTCTCTGTTGGCATACAACCCTCATCTTAGTGCTCCCTTTCTTGTAATTGGAATTATGTTAAGCTTACTTTGCTTGGAAGGGTCTTTTCCATGAACTGAGTAGACCAGAGGCCACAGCCTCCAGGTGCTAAGCATCCAGTTTGTAGCGGTCTCCAAGGCAGTGGTGATTGGGCACATCTCCCCAAGATACTCCGCATGGGGGATCCAACCTCAGCCCTGGGCAGAGGATAGTGGTGGTACAGAGGGCCGTGTGGGGTCCCCTTTACCATTATGACCAGGTCTCGTCAGCCACCATGCCTTCTGACTCCCGGTCTTCTAACTGTAGGTAAAGGCATCGCCCGGCCTTGGAAACTCGTGTACTATCGAGCAAAGAAAATATTCGATGTCAATAATTACAAAGGCAGGTAAGAAAAAGTCCTAAAGCTTGAGCTAAAACTTGTCTCTAGTCCTGGCTGATATTACAAAGCAGAATATCTGAGTACTAGATGAGAGTTTAAAAATCATGAAGCTTTTTACATTGAAGCCAGATGGTGAGTGTGTCTGGGTATGTCTTCAAGGCCCACTTCAGCTGCCAGCTCTTTAATAAATCTTTTGTTATCTTCTCTTTCCTAAATTCTCAGCTGTGTCTTTACACTTTGGTTTTAGCACTCAGCACACTTGTTTTCTCTGCTGTGTTATAAGCTCCCGGTTTCAGAACTTCTTTCCTAAAGTGATGTTCCTTTCAACCTTGGCACAGGGCTTTGGAGTTTTAGTAGATGTTTACAGGTAGAAGTAAAAACTAGTATTAGATCTTTTAAGTGCAGTACAGTACTATCGATGCCGAGTCCTaatgtttttcttactttttcctcccttctccccaaaTAGAATTCACAATTATAGTTTGTGTCCAGTgttccaaaaatttttaaagaaaacatagagATAAGCGTTGGCTATGGGTAATCTTTTTGTCTAAGGACAACAAAATAAGCAAGAAGGAAGCTGTTAGCTTCACTTCCCAGGGCCCCCAAATCAACTGTAGGCTCCAGTACTTGACCTCCCCCAGGAGGCAGGGTTAGGAAATTTGGTGTCTGCTGACTTCACTTAGAAACATACTACCTAAATTTCCAACTTAGCTATGACCTTCGTTTCTTTCCTTAAACCTTTACAAAAAGGAATGAGCTTGGGTGAGGAGAGCTCCCACACAAGACCTGCCCTGTCCTTTATCCCAGCCCCAAGGTGAGACCTGCCCTGTCCTTTATCCCAGCCCCAAGGTGAGAGTTGTGAATAGAACATTAAGAAAGCTCACTGGAGATTACATTTTAGGGTTttgggtgatactgggatttaaaccctggctatgcttgctaggcagatgctctgcctcttgagccactccaccagccctaaagatgacattttaaatttGACTTAGAATGCTTTTGGCAAATTAATGGTGGCAATTGGAGTCATCTCTCTACCTGTGAAATTAAGCACAGAATGAACTTTTTGGAATAGTGAAAGTTTTTCCTTGTAATGACTCAAGCTCATTCATTTATGCTGCAGTATTTGTTTTGTGGTGATCATTTACCCTTAGAGTACTTTCTCCAACTAAAGGGTTCTTCAACTATGATgcaatgtaagaacttttataaatctcACAGTGTATCCCCCGTAAAACAATAACATGGTaattaaaaagcagaagaaaaaaaaagattttcactgcaaaaaacacaggaaagcaaaacaaaaagcataggaagttaaaaaccaaagaaaaagttCTAAGGCTCTGGGGTGTTGGTGGTCTAGGCATCACTCCCCGTGTTGTACACTGaatgtctctcttcctcttttctgttgCTTCAGTGATCTTTAAGgggtttgggtttgttttttgtttaattttagggAGACTAACTACCTTGAGAGGAAAACTAATAAAATCTTAGTTCTCTTTACCCATGGAGAGTAACCAGTCTCTGTTTACCATAGTGCATTTACAGAGGAATTTCTGAAAACTCTAGGATATTGTTGTCCTTAGTAGTTCTGGATCACAACCACAAGAAATTGCTAATATTTGACCAGACCTTCTTTTCTATTACCTTATAATATCATAAACCACCCCACCATTCTGTATTAAGGTGTCGGAGTCTTAGGAGGTCATAAAGATTGCTTTTTCTTCACTTAAATATTTAAGGTTTTTAATCTCAAAATCCATAGTgcttctttgttatttttgtagGATTAATGCATTTTGAATCTCTTTAATGTTACATATTTGTGCTAAGCCACTTATATGTTCACTGAACATCTGTTGTCTGTTGGGCATTATGGATGCCATTCAGCAGCCGACAAGGCCCCTGCCCTTGCAGACTTCCCAGGGCTGTGCCGTCCAGTGCACACCCACCAGCCTCACCTGGCTGCTGGACACTTGAAATGTAGTTGGTCCAAATTGCAGTGTGCTGCAAAAGTAGAGCAAACACCAGATTTGGAAGGCCTGTTACACATTGAAGAATGTGGACTACCTCAGTACTTTTCATACTGATGATGTGTTGAAATGATAGCATTCTTAATTGGacaatatatttattttgcagtgctgaggaggGAACCCaaagccttgtacatgctaggcaagtgttctaccactgagccacatctccagcccaaagaaaataaactctTAAATTAGTTTCATTCATACTAAATGGAAATGATTTTTCCCACATTAGACAATTTAACATATCGGAATGTTACATCACGTTGTTGAACAG
Above is a genomic segment from Castor canadensis chromosome 13, mCasCan1.hap1v2, whole genome shotgun sequence containing:
- the Ttf1 gene encoding transcription termination factor 1 isoform X2; its protein translation is MEGESSRFEIHTPSFDKKKKKYSVYKERPRKRAQGYFRDSSSAGDQPYVTKKKKRRKDFQHLTSPVEKSELCDETEKANSTHKKKKKRRDVVWGVDEETGVVHVLVDKENIENMSKNFTKDVDVVYVAVSKEPKSEKVGKADKLCTVAKSCQNESEELHNENRGEKKNRPRTIASWDVTQESQEASIAPPQSESHIQQSLPSVDLKGEVTELLVSAGKNKSKKKRKKLSDNPELETLAMPESFGHTCLEGSQVVRKVGGTGEGGDVLKRVKGSNRKKKSKKRKRVSAENAVATGDGVSELDKNTEHTLSDSLESKDGTMMEESVNPRLQKERTQASQACSGERLEPTNEEEGNLESAGDSETRPFSEDWRDSEDSEVDLDFAVKQLQEFIPDIRERAPTTIKRMYRDDLGRFKEFKAQGVAIRFGKFSVKENKQIEENVQEFLSLTGIENADKLLYTDRYPEEKTTITNLKRKYAFRVHIGKGIARPWKLVYYRAKKIFDVNNYKGRYSEGDMQKLKAYHSLHGNDWKKIGAMVARSSLSVALKFSQIGSQTNRGTWSKTETQKLIKAVEEVILKKMSPQELNELDSKLQENPDHRLWIVREKLYKGISWVEVEAKVETRNWMQCKSKWMEILTKRMTNGGLVYRGVNALQAKINLIERLYELNVEDANEIDWEDLAGAIGDVPPSYVQTKFYKLKAACVPFWQKKTFPEIIDYLYETSLPLLKEKLTKKMEKEGTKIQTPSTPKQDFLFKDIFYCEDDSEGEDISEQS
- the Ttf1 gene encoding transcription termination factor 1 isoform X1 is translated as MEGESSRFEIHTPSFDKKKKKYSVYKERPRKRAQGYFRDSSSAGDQPYVTKKKKRRKDFQHLTSPVEKSELCDETEKANSTHKKKKKRRDVVWGVDEETGVVHVLVDKENIENMSKNFTKDVDVVYVAVSKEPKSEKVGKADKLCTVAKSCQNESEELHNENRGEKKNRPRTIASWDVTQESQEASIAPPQSESHIQQSLPSVDLKGEVTELLVSAGKNKSKKKRKKLSDNPELETLAMPESFGHTCLEGSQVVRKVGGTGEGGDVLKRVKGSNRKKKSKKRKRVSAENAVATGDGVSELDKNTEHTLSDSLESKDGTMMEESVNPRLQKERTQASQACSGERCVEEVQRLEPTNEEEGNLESAGDSETRPFSEDWRDSEDSEVDLDFAVKQLQEFIPDIRERAPTTIKRMYRDDLGRFKEFKAQGVAIRFGKFSVKENKQIEENVQEFLSLTGIENADKLLYTDRYPEEKTTITNLKRKYAFRVHIGKGIARPWKLVYYRAKKIFDVNNYKGRYSEGDMQKLKAYHSLHGNDWKKIGAMVARSSLSVALKFSQIGSQTNRGTWSKTETQKLIKAVEEVILKKMSPQELNELDSKLQENPDHRLWIVREKLYKGISWVEVEAKVETRNWMQCKSKWMEILTKRMTNGGLVYRGVNALQAKINLIERLYELNVEDANEIDWEDLAGAIGDVPPSYVQTKFYKLKAACVPFWQKKTFPEIIDYLYETSLPLLKEKLTKKMEKEGTKIQTPSTPKQDFLFKDIFYCEDDSEGEDISEQS
- the Ttf1 gene encoding transcription termination factor 1 isoform X3, whose product is MEGESSRFEIHTPSFDKKKKKYSVYKERPRKRAQGYFRDSSSAGDQPYVTKKKKRRKDFQHLTSPVEKSELCDETEKANSTHKKKKKRRDVVWGVDEETGVVHVLVDKENIENMSKNFTKDVDVVYVAVSKEPKSEKVGKADKLCTVAKSCQNESEELHNENRGEKKNRPRTIASWDVTQESQEASIAPPQSESHIQQSLPSVDLKGEVTELLVSAGKNKSKKKRKKLSDNPELETLAMPESFGHTCLEGSQVVRKVGGTGEGGDVLKRVKGSNRKKKSKKRKRVSAENAVATGDGVSELDKNTEHTLSDSLESKDGTMMEESVNPRLQKERTQASQACSGERCVEEVQRLEPTNEEEGNLESAGDSETRPFSEDWRDSEDSEVDLDFAVKQLQEFIPDIRERAPTTIKRMYRDDLGRFKEFKAQGVAIRFGKFSVKENKQIEENVQEFLSLTGIENADKLLYTDRYPEEKTTITNLKRKYAFRVHIGKGIARPWKLVYYRAKKIFDVNNYKGRYSEGDMQKLKAYHSLHGNDWKKIGAMVARSSLSVALKFSQIGSQKPCTLCSLVEFWPHFSSVTCNVTVVAVVMVSLMLWKLPAGSLGTGALPHGGQEGFERRHAVGELRIQKQHW